From the Pseudomonas baltica genome, one window contains:
- a CDS encoding YgiQ family radical SAM protein: MQAAKPLFDYPKYWAECFGPAPFLPMSREEMDQLGWDSCDIIIVTGDAYVDHPSFGMAIIGRLLESQGFRVGIIAQPDWTSKDDFMKLGEPNLFFGVAAGNMDSMINRYTADKKVRSDDAYTPGGLAGSRPDRASLVYSQRCKEAYKHVPIVLGGIEASLRRIAHYDYWQDRVRHSILIDACADILLYGNAERAIVEVAQRLSYGQSIDTITDIRGTAFIRRDTPEGWYEVDSTRIDRPGKVDKIINPYVNTQDTQACAIEQEKGPQEDPDEPKVVQILASPRMTRDKTVIRLPSFEKVRSDAVLYAHANRVLHLETNPGNARALVQKHGEVDVWFNPPPIPMTTEEMDYVFGMPYARVPHPAYGKEKIPAYDMIRFSVNIMRGCFGGCTFCSITEHEGRIIQNRSEESIIREIEEIRDKVPGFTGVISDLGGPTANMYRIACKSPEIESACRKPSCVFPGICPNLNTDHSSLIQLYRSARALPGVKKILIASGLRYDLAVESPEYVKELVTHHVGGYLKIAPEHTEEGPLNQMMKPGIGSYDKFKRMFEKYSKEAGKEQYLIPYFIAAHPGTTDEDMMNLALWLKGNGFRADQVQAFYPSPMASATAMYHSGKNPLRKVTYKSDNLTIVKSEEQRRLHKAFLRYHDPKGWPMLREALERMGRADLIGPGKHQLIPLHQPDTDSYQSARRKNSTPAGSHKVAKGQKILTQHTGLPPRAADGSKPWDKREEAKAAAFARNQEAAKARKDAAKGGKGKGKPARQPVLPR, encoded by the coding sequence ATGCAAGCAGCCAAGCCGCTTTTCGACTATCCCAAGTACTGGGCCGAATGTTTCGGTCCCGCACCGTTCCTGCCCATGAGCAGGGAGGAGATGGATCAGCTTGGCTGGGATTCCTGCGACATCATCATTGTCACCGGTGATGCGTATGTGGATCACCCGTCGTTCGGCATGGCCATCATCGGCCGCCTGCTGGAGTCCCAGGGCTTTCGCGTGGGCATCATCGCCCAACCCGACTGGACCAGCAAAGACGACTTCATGAAGCTCGGCGAGCCGAATCTGTTCTTCGGCGTTGCGGCCGGCAACATGGACTCGATGATCAACCGTTACACCGCCGACAAGAAAGTCCGTTCCGACGACGCCTACACCCCCGGTGGCCTGGCCGGTTCGCGGCCGGACCGCGCCAGCCTGGTGTACAGCCAGCGCTGCAAGGAAGCCTACAAGCACGTGCCGATCGTGCTGGGTGGCATCGAAGCCTCGCTGCGCCGCATCGCCCACTATGATTACTGGCAGGACCGGGTTCGTCATTCGATCCTGATCGACGCCTGCGCCGACATCCTCTTGTATGGCAACGCCGAGCGCGCCATCGTCGAAGTCGCCCAGCGTCTATCCTACGGCCAGTCGATCGATACCATCACCGATATCCGCGGCACCGCGTTCATTCGCCGTGATACCCCGGAAGGTTGGTACGAAGTCGACTCGACGCGCATTGACCGTCCGGGCAAGGTCGACAAGATCATCAACCCGTACGTGAATACCCAGGACACCCAGGCCTGCGCCATCGAGCAGGAAAAAGGCCCGCAAGAGGATCCCGACGAGCCGAAGGTCGTGCAGATCCTGGCCAGCCCGCGCATGACTCGCGACAAGACCGTCATCCGTCTGCCATCGTTCGAGAAAGTCCGCAGCGACGCTGTGCTCTATGCCCACGCCAACCGCGTGCTGCACCTGGAGACCAACCCCGGCAACGCCCGCGCCCTGGTGCAGAAACATGGCGAAGTGGACGTGTGGTTCAACCCGCCGCCCATTCCCATGACCACCGAGGAAATGGACTACGTGTTCGGCATGCCCTACGCCCGCGTCCCGCACCCGGCCTATGGCAAAGAGAAAATCCCGGCCTACGACATGATTCGCTTCTCGGTGAACATCATGCGTGGCTGCTTTGGCGGCTGCACCTTCTGCTCGATCACCGAGCACGAAGGGCGCATCATCCAGAACCGCTCCGAAGAGTCGATCATTCGCGAGATCGAAGAGATCCGCGACAAGGTGCCGGGCTTTACCGGGGTCATCTCCGACCTAGGCGGGCCGACCGCGAACATGTACCGCATTGCCTGCAAGAGCCCGGAAATCGAATCCGCGTGCCGCAAGCCGTCGTGCGTGTTCCCTGGCATCTGCCCGAACCTGAACACCGACCACTCGTCGCTGATCCAGCTGTACCGCAGTGCCCGTGCTTTGCCCGGCGTGAAGAAGATCCTCATCGCTTCCGGCCTGCGCTACGACCTGGCAGTGGAATCGCCCGAATACGTCAAGGAGCTGGTGACCCACCACGTGGGCGGCTATCTGAAGATCGCCCCGGAGCACACCGAAGAAGGTCCGCTGAACCAGATGATGAAGCCGGGTATCGGCTCATACGACAAGTTCAAGCGCATGTTCGAGAAGTACTCCAAGGAGGCGGGCAAGGAGCAGTACCTGATCCCGTACTTCATCGCCGCCCATCCGGGCACCACCGATGAAGACATGATGAACCTGGCGCTGTGGCTAAAGGGCAACGGCTTCCGCGCGGATCAAGTGCAGGCGTTCTACCCGTCACCCATGGCTTCGGCCACGGCGATGTACCACTCGGGCAAGAACCCGCTGCGCAAGGTCACCTACAAGAGCGACAACCTGACGATCGTCAAGAGCGAGGAGCAGCGCCGTTTGCACAAGGCTTTCCTGCGCTATCACGATCCAAAAGGCTGGCCGATGCTGCGTGAAGCGCTGGAGCGCATGGGCCGTGCCGACCTGATCGGTCCGGGCAAGCACCAGTTGATCCCGCTGCATCAGCCGGACACCGACAGCTACCAGAGTGCGCGGCGCAAGAACTCCACGCCTGCTGGCAGCCACAAGGTTGCCAAGGGCCAGAAGATCCTCACCCAGCACACCGGCTTGCCACCGCGCGCCGCCGATGGCAGCAAGCCATGGGACAAGCGCGAAGAGGCCAAGGCCGCCGCCTTTGCCCGCAACCAGGAAGCCGCCAAGGCCCGCAAGGATGCCGCCAAAGGTGGTAAAGGCAAGGGCAAGCCCGCACGTCAGCCGGTCCTGCCCCGCTAA
- the rplI gene encoding 50S ribosomal protein L9, producing the protein MQLILLEKVANLGNLGDKVNVKAGYGRNYLLPYGKATAATAANLAAFEERRAELEQAAADKKASAESRAAQLAELEVTITATAGDEGKLFGSIGTHDIADALTASGVEVAKSEVRLPNGTIRNVGEFDVAVHLHSDVEATVRVVVVAA; encoded by the coding sequence ATGCAACTGATCCTTCTGGAAAAAGTCGCCAACCTGGGCAACCTGGGCGACAAGGTAAACGTCAAGGCTGGTTACGGTCGTAACTACCTGCTGCCTTACGGCAAGGCTACCGCTGCGACCGCTGCCAACCTGGCTGCGTTCGAAGAGCGTCGCGCTGAGCTGGAACAAGCTGCCGCTGACAAGAAAGCATCGGCTGAAAGCCGTGCTGCCCAACTGGCCGAGCTGGAAGTGACCATCACTGCCACCGCTGGCGACGAAGGCAAGCTGTTCGGTTCGATCGGTACTCACGACATCGCTGATGCACTGACCGCCTCTGGCGTCGAAGTGGCAAAAAGCGAAGTTCGTCTGCCGAACGGCACCATCCGCAACGTCGGTGAATTCGACGTGGCTGTGCACCTGCACAGCGACGTAGAAGCCACTGTCCGCGTTGTCGTGGTAGCAGCTTAA
- the rpsR gene encoding 30S ribosomal protein S18 → MARFFRRRKFCRFTAEEVKEIDYKDLNTLKAYVSETGKIVPSRITGTKARYQRQLATAIKRARFLALLAYTDSHGR, encoded by the coding sequence ATGGCACGTTTCTTCCGTCGTCGTAAATTCTGCCGCTTCACCGCTGAAGAAGTGAAAGAGATCGATTACAAAGATCTCAACACCCTGAAAGCCTACGTATCCGAAACCGGCAAAATTGTTCCAAGCCGTATCACCGGTACCAAAGCTCGTTATCAGCGTCAGCTGGCCACCGCTATCAAGCGCGCCCGCTTCCTGGCCCTGCTGGCCTACACCGACAGCCACGGCCGCTGA
- the dnaB gene encoding replicative DNA helicase, which produces MNEISAPEQYDLQTSALKVPPHSIEAEQAVLGGLMLSNDAWERVLDQVSDGDFYRHDHRLIFRAIARLADQNTPFDVVTLHEQLDREGQSAQVGGLGYLGELAKNTPSVANIKAYAQIVRERATLRQLITISNDIADSAFNPLGRNAAEILDEAERQIFQIAEARPKTGGPVSVNDLLTKAIDRIDTLFNTDAAITGLSTGYTDLDEKTSGLQPADLIIVAGRPSMGKTTFAMNLVENAVLRSEKTVLVYSLEMPGDSLIMRMLSSLGRIDQTKVRSGRLDDDDWPRLTSAVNLLNDRKLFIDDTAGISPSEMRARTRRLVREHGEIGLIMIDYLQLMQIPGSSGDNRTNEISEISRSLKALAKEFNCPVVALSQLNRSLEQRPNKRPVNSDLRESGAIEQDADVIMFVYRDEVYHPETEHKGIAEIIIGKQRNGPIGFIRLAFIGKYTRFENLAPGSYNFDDDE; this is translated from the coding sequence ATGAACGAGATATCCGCCCCCGAGCAATACGATCTGCAAACGTCTGCCCTCAAGGTGCCGCCGCATTCCATCGAGGCCGAACAGGCCGTGCTCGGTGGCTTGATGCTGTCCAACGACGCCTGGGAACGCGTGCTCGATCAAGTGTCGGATGGCGACTTCTATCGTCATGACCACCGTTTGATCTTCCGCGCCATCGCGCGTCTGGCCGATCAGAACACCCCGTTCGACGTGGTGACCCTACACGAGCAGCTCGACCGCGAAGGTCAGAGCGCCCAGGTCGGCGGTCTCGGTTACCTCGGTGAACTGGCGAAAAATACGCCGTCGGTCGCCAACATCAAGGCCTATGCGCAAATCGTTCGCGAGCGCGCCACGCTGCGTCAGCTGATCACCATCAGCAACGACATCGCCGACAGCGCATTCAATCCGCTGGGGCGCAACGCCGCGGAGATTCTTGACGAGGCCGAGCGGCAGATCTTCCAGATCGCCGAAGCGCGGCCCAAGACCGGCGGGCCAGTCAGCGTCAACGACCTGCTGACCAAAGCCATCGACCGCATCGACACGCTGTTCAACACCGATGCGGCGATCACCGGCCTGTCCACCGGCTATACCGACCTCGACGAGAAGACCAGCGGCCTGCAGCCTGCCGATTTGATTATCGTGGCCGGTCGTCCGTCGATGGGTAAGACTACCTTCGCGATGAACCTCGTCGAAAACGCGGTATTGCGCAGCGAAAAGACGGTACTGGTCTACTCATTGGAGATGCCAGGCGATTCGCTGATCATGCGGATGCTGTCGTCGCTTGGCCGGATCGATCAGACCAAAGTCCGTTCCGGTCGGCTGGACGACGACGATTGGCCGCGCCTGACCTCGGCGGTCAATCTGCTCAACGACCGCAAGCTGTTCATCGACGACACGGCGGGCATCAGCCCATCGGAAATGCGCGCGCGCACCCGGCGACTGGTGCGTGAGCACGGGGAGATCGGTCTGATCATGATCGACTACCTGCAGCTGATGCAAATTCCGGGTTCGAGCGGCGATAACCGGACCAACGAGATTTCCGAGATCTCGCGGTCGCTCAAGGCGCTGGCCAAGGAATTCAACTGCCCGGTGGTGGCGCTGTCGCAGCTCAACCGCTCGTTGGAGCAACGGCCCAACAAGCGCCCCGTGAACTCCGACTTGCGCGAATCCGGAGCGATCGAGCAGGATGCCGACGTGATCATGTTCGTTTACCGGGACGAGGTCTATCACCCCGAGACCGAGCACAAGGGCATCGCCGAGATCATCATCGGCAAGCAGCGGAACGGCCCGATCGGTTTTATTCGTCTGGCGTTCATCGGCAAGTACACCCGGTTCGAGAATCTGGCGCCGGGCAGTTACAACTTCGACGACGACGAGTAA